From Micromonospora echinaurantiaca:
GGCCTGGGCGAGCGCGCCGGCGAGGTGGCCGGCGGCGTGTGGCAGGTCGCCGGCCTCCAGCGCCAGCCGGGCCAGGGCCAGCTCCTCCGCCACGGGCAGCGGGCGGTCGTCCTCGGACACGGCGTCCTCTCGGTCGTTTCTGCTCGGTGAGGTCGGGCAAGCCTAGGTGATGTTGGAACGAGGTGGTGATCATCTGCGCACTACTGCTCGTTAGATTGCTCAGGCCAGATCAAACGTGCAAGACTGAGCAGGAAACGCGCGGCAATCGCGCAGTGGGAGGAGTTTCCGTGACGGGTGCAGGGGCCGGGATGGCCGCCGACATCGACGAGCAGCCGGCCGGCTACGACCGGTTGCTCTCCGCCGAACACGCCGGGGCGATCGCCCGGGTCGCGGCCGTGATCGCCGAGCGCCGGCCCCGGCACGTGGTGTTCACCGCCCGGGGCACCTCCGATCACGCCGCGCTCTACGGCGCCTACCTGACCGAGATCCGGCTCGGCCTGCCGGCCGGGCTCGCCTCGCCCAGCGCGATCACTGTCTACGGCGCCCGACCCGACCTCTCCGACGCGCTGGTGGTCGGGGTCAGCCAGAGCGGCGGCTCGCCCGACCTCACCGAGGTGCTCCGCGCGGCCCGCGCCTCCGGCGCGCTCACCCTCGCCGTCACCAACGCGCCGGACTCCCCGCTGGCCGGCGCCGCCGAGCTCAGCGTGGACATCGCCGCCGGGCACGAGCGGGCGGTGGCCGCCACGAAGACCTACACCGCCGAGCTGCTCGCCCTGCTGATGCTGGTCGAGGGGATCCGCGCCGGCGACGGGGCGCTGCCCGCCGCCGAGCGGGAGGCGCTCGCCGCCCTGCCCGAGCTGGCCGCCCGCACCCTGGCCGACCCCACCCCGGCCCAGCTCGCCCCGCGCTACCGGTTCGCCGCCCAACTGGTCACCACCGGCCGGGGGTACGCCTACCCGACCGCCCGGGAGGCGGCGCTGAAGCTGATGGAGACCTCGTACCTGCCGGCGCTCGCCTTCTCCGGCGCCGACCTGCTGCACGGCCCGCTGGCGATGACCGACCCGGACGTGCCGGTGCTGGCCGTGGTCGGCTCCGGGCCGGGCGGGCGGTCGATGGGCGAGGTGCTGCCCCGGCTGGGTGAGCGCCGCGCCGACGTGGTGGTGGTCGGTTCGGCCGAGGTGGCCGGCGCGACCCGGATGGCGGTGCCCGAGGTCGACGAGCGGTACGCCCCGCTGCTGGACATCCTGCCGCTGCAACGGTTGGCGTTGGCGTTGGCGCTGGCCCGGGGCGAGGACCCGGACGCGCCCCGGGGGCTCAAGAAGGTCACCGCGACGATGTGAGTGGCGACGTGGCACGCTGGTCAGCGTGTCCACGCTGCGCGACCTCGCCGAGGAGCACACCCGCCTCCGCCCGGCCGACATCGACCACCTGCACCGGATCGCCGGGGACTGGCAGTTGCTGTCCGACCTGTCCTTCGCCGACCTGCTGCTCTGGGTGCCGGTGGACGGCGACGGGACGTACCTCTGCGTGGCCCAGGTCCGCCCGACGACCGCCCCCACCGCGTACCTGGACGACCAGGTGGGGCGGATCGTCGGCGGGCCGGAGGTGGCCCACCTGGAGGTGGCCTACCGGCAGGGCCGGATCTGGCGGGAGGGCGACCCGGTCTGGTACGGCGACGTGCCCGCCCGGCACGAGGCGATCCCGGTCCGGCTGCGTACCGCCGACGGCGAGGCCGGTGAGGTGGTGGCCGTGGTCGGCCGGGACACCAACCTCTCCACCGCGCGTACCCCCAGCCAGCTGGAGCTGAACTACCTCACCACCGCCGACGACCTGGCCCAGATGATCGCCGACGGCACCTTCCCGCCGCCCCGGCACCCGGGCGAGACCACGTCCGCGCCGCGGGTCGGCGACGGGCTGGTCCGGCTGGACGCCAACGGCAAGGTCACCTACGCCAGCCCGAACGCCCAGTCGGCGTACCGGCGCCTGGGCTACGCCTCGCACCTGGTGGGGGAGGATCTGGCGGCGCTGCACCGCCGGCTGGCCGGCGACCCGCTGGAGGGCACCGACGCGGCGAACGGCATCCTGGCCGCGCTGCGCGGCGAGGCGCCGCCCCGCCGGGAGATCGACGCCCGGGGCGCGACCATGCTCACCCGGGCGCTGCCGCTGATGCCCGCCGGGGTGCCGATCGGCGCCCTGGTGCTGGTCCGCGACATCACCGAGGTACGCCGCCGGGACCGCGCCCTGATGACCAAGGACGCCACCATCCGGGAGATCCACCACCGGGTGAAGAACAACCTCCAGACGGTCGCCGCGCTGCTGCGGTTGCAGGCCCGCCGGGTGGCGATGCCCGAGGCCCGGGTCGCCCTGGAGGAGTCGGTACGCCGGGTCGCCTCGATCGCCCTGGTGCACGAGACGCTCTCCATGTCCAGCGACGAGGCGGTCGAGTTCGACGGCATCGTGGACCGGGTGGCCAGCGCGGCGACCGAGGTGGCCGCGGCTGAGTCGACGGTCGGCATGCGGCGCCGGGGCAGCTTCGGGGTGCTGCCCGCGGAGATCGCCACCTCGCTGGTGATGGTCCTCAACGAGCTGCTGCTCAACGCCGTCGAGCACGGCTTCCCGCCGGCCGAGACGGCCGAGACGGCCGGGGCGACCGAGGTGGCCGGGGCGGCCGACGGCGCGGAGCCGCCGGGCCCGGTGGCCAGGCCGGAGGTGGTGGTCTCGGCGCACCGGTTCCGCAAGCAGTTGCACGTCTCGGTGACCGACAACGGACGCGGGCTGCCGCCCGGGTTCGACGCCGAGCAGAGCGGACGGCTGGGGCTGCAGATCGTCCGCGCGCTGGTCACCGGCGAGCTGCGCGGCTCCATCGAGTTGCGCGACGGTGCGGAGGGCGGCACCGAGGCGGTGCTGGTCGTCCCGCTGGCCCGCAGCGCCCCCCGCTCCCCGAACTGAGCCGAGTGCTGTTCCCCGGCCTGTGCCGGCTGCTGTCTCCCGGGCTGAGCCCGAGTGCTGGCCCGGGCCGGAGCCGGCCGCTGTCCGAGCTGAGCCGGCGCTGGCTCCGGGGTGGTGCGCCTTGGCCGAGAGCCGCCGCGTGCGGTCAGCGGGTGAGCAGGGCCACGGTCAGGCCGGGACGCGGCCAGACCTGCTCGACGGTGAAGCCGTCGCGCAGCGCCGCGCCCTTCGCGCCGGGCACGGCGGCCACCGGGTCCGCCCGGCGGCCGGCGACGACCAGCCAGACCCGCTCGGCACCGGCCAGGCACTGCGCCGGCCGGTCGCACTCGGCGGCCCACAGGTCGCCCCGGCGGGCCTGATCCCGGGTCACCAGCACGTCGTCGGGACGCCGGTCGCGCAGGTGGTACCGGAGGCCGAGGTCGAGGAAGAGCCAGCTCTCCCGGGGTGAGTAGACGACCGCGTCGCCGGGGCGCTGGTTCGCCGCGACCACCCCGGCCGCCGCCCGGTAGTCGACCGGGGCGCTGCGCGGCCATTCGTGGGTCCGTCGCAGCGCCGCCTGGTCGGGCAGGCCGAGCAGCCCGGCGAGCGCCACCACGGCCAGCGCCGCGGGCAGCCGCACCGGGGCCAGCGCCGCGCCGGCCAGCAGGGCGGCGAACGGCACCACGAAGACCAGGTACCGGGGCACCCACAGCGGCACCGCGAGACCGGCGGCGAAGACCAGCAGCACCGGCAGCAGCACCGCGCAGCCGGGCAGCAGGGCACGTCGGCCCCACCGAGCGGCCCCGAGCGCGGCGAGGCCGACCAGCAGGCCACCCACGACGCCGCTCTGCGCCACCCCGCCGGCCAGCGCCGGCAGGTCCTCCGGTCGGGCGGTGTCCACCCAGTCCAGCTGCCGGGACCGCTGCCCGGCGGCGACCAGCACCAGCGGGGTCAGCAGCAGCGCGGCCGGCAGCAGGGCGAGCAACCACCACAATGGACGACGCCACGTCCCGGCCGCGCCGGGACCGCCCGCGGCGCCGGGACCGCCCCTGGTGGCGGGACCGCTCGCGCTGGCGGGACCGACCGGGGCGTCAGGCCCGCCCGAGATACCGGGACCGCCCGAGATACCGGGACCGTTCGGGGCGCCGGGACCGCCCGGGGCGTCCGCCGCCGGCACACCGGCCCGGTCCGGCGTACGGCGGGCGGCGAGCACCGCCACCGCGTGCGCGGCGAGCAGGGTGAGGGCGATCAGGTGGGTGAGCCCGAGCGCGGCGACCGCGGCCGCGTACCCGGCCCAGCGCGCCCATCCGGGCCGGCGCAGCGCCTCGACCAGCAGCAGCGTGGCCAGCACCGCGAGGAACGTGGCCAGCGCGTACGGCCGGGCCTCCTGGCCGTACCGGGAGGTGCCGGGGAGCACCGCGAAGAGCAGCCCGCCGAGCAGCCCGGCTCGGGCGTCGCCGAGGCGCTGCCCGAGGAGCGCGGTGAGCCCGGCCGCCGCCGCCATGGCCAGCGCGGCGGGCAGCCGCAGCGCGGTCACCGAGTCGCCGACGACCGCCACCCAGCCGTGCATGACCAGGTAGTACGGCCCGGTCGCGGCGTCGATGGCGCCGGTCAGCCGGACCAGGTCGCCCACCGACCGGGTGGCCGCGCTCCAGGTGGCCAGCTCGTCCCGCCACAGTTGGGCGCGGCCGATCCCGGCGACGGTGACCAGCAGCGTCAGCAAGGCCGGCCACGGCCAGACCGGCAGGGATCGAGCGGTCCGCCCGCGGCCGCTGACGCCGGGCTCCGCATGGGCCACCCGGGGTCGCAACTTCTCGGACAATCTGCCCACCTGTCGAGCCTTCCACACGGCCGTCCGTCCGCGCGGGCGCGCAGGCGATCGCCCAACCTGAGGCGGTGGCGGGCACGACGGCGGGTGGACGGCACGTCGCGGCCCGCTCGCCCGTGATGTGGGATCCGGCACGCGGTCATTGGTCGGCCCGCTCGGGGTGTGGCAGCATGACCTCATGACCGCCGCTGTCGTCCGCCGCTTCGTGGCCCGCCGCCACGTCGACTACGGCCGCGTGCGCAGCGCGATCTGTCCGGCCCACTGACGACGCCCGACCCATCCGTCTCGGGCGCGCTTCCGCGCCGGCCTCCACGACAACGCCGTCCACGGCCCGTACGCCACGGGCCGGCCGTCGCGTATCGCGCTCTCCACCCGCGCAGACAACGGAGGACGCCGCGATGGCGGTCAGCAGCATCCCGGCCCGGCCCGGGGACCCGACGGCGCGACCCGCCCGGGCCCCCCGCCGGCAGCGGGGCGAGGGCCAGTGGGCGCTCGGTCACCGCGAACCGCTCAACGCCAACGAGCGGACCAAGAAGGACGACGACCCGCTGAACGTGCGGGCCCGGATCGAGAACATCTACGCCCACCAGGGCTTCGCCTCCATCGACCCGGCCGACCTGCGTGGCCGGTTCCGCTGGTGGGGCCTCTACACCCAGCGCAAGGCCGGCATCGACGGCGGGCGCACCGCCGTGCTGGAGCCGCACGAGCTGGAGGACGAGCACTTCATGCTCCGGGTCCGGGTCGACGGCGGCCAGCTCGACCTGGCCCAGCTGCGTACCGTCGCCGAGATCTCCCGGGAGTTCGCGCGGGACACCGCCGACATCACCGACCGGCAGAACATCCAGTTCCACTGGATCCGGGTCGAGGACATGCCGGAGATCTGGCGCCGGCTCGAGGCGGTCGGCCTGCAGACCACCGAGGCGTGCGGCGACTGCCCCCGGGTGGTGCTCGGCAGTCCGGTCGCCGGCGTGGCCGAGGCTGAGCTGCTCGACCCGGCCCCGGCGCTCGACGAGATCGTCCGCCGGTACGTCGGCAACCCGGACTTCTCCAACCTGCCGCGCAAGTTCAAGACCTCCATCTCCTGGCTGGTGGACACCCCGTACGAGGCGAACGACGTGGCCTTCCTCGGCGTCGAGCACCCCGACCACGGCCCCGGCTTCGACGTCTGGGTCGGCGGTGGCCTCTCCACCAACCCGATGCTGGCCAAGCGGCTCGGGGTGTGGGTCCCGCTGGCCGAGGTGCCGGACGTCTGGGCCGGCGTGGTGGGCATCTTCCGTGACTACGGCTACCGCCGGCTGCGCAACCGGGCCCGGCTGAAGTTCCTGGTCGCCGACTGGGGGGTGGAGCGGTTCCGCGAGGTGCTGGAGAAGGAGTACCTCGGCCGGGCCCTGCTCGACGGTCCCGCGCCGGAGCTGCCGGAGAAGCCGGTCGACCACATCGGGGTGCACCGGCAGCGCGACGGCCGGCACTACGTCGGGGCCGCCCCGGTGGTGGGGCGGGTCTCCGGCGGGCAACTGGCCCGGCTCGCCGACGTGATCGAGGCGCACGGCAGCGGTCGGATCCGGCTCACCCCGTACCAGAAGCTGCTGGTGCTGGACGTGCCGGCGGAGCGGACCGAGCCGCTGATCGACGCGCTGCGGGAGATCGGCCTGGAGGCCCGGCCGTCGGCCTGGCGGCGCGGCACCATGGCCTGCACCGGCCTCGAGTACTGCAAGCTCGCCATCGTCGAGACCAAGGCCCGTGGTGAGGAACTGGTGGCCCGGCTGGAGGAGCGGCTGCGCGACTTCGACGCGGACATCTCGATCCACCTCAACGGCTGCCCGAACGCCTGCGCCCGCACCCAGGTCGCCGACATCGGGCTGAAGGGCCAGCTGGTGGTCGGCCCGGACGGCCGGCAGGTGGAGGGCTTCCAGGTGCACCTCGGCGGCGGCCTCGGCATGGCCGAGGGGCAGACCGCCGGCTTCGGCCGCAAGCTGCGCGGCCTCAAGACCACCGCCGAGGAGCTTCCGCCGTACGTGGAACGGCTGGCCCGCCGCTACCTGGCCGGCCGGCGCGCGGGCGAGGCGTTCGCCCAGTGGGTGATCAGAGTCGACGAGGAGGAACTGCGATGAGCGAGCGGAGCGAGCGAATCATCAGGCTCAGCGCGAAGGTGCCTCATGACGACACGGAGCGAAGCGGGGTGCCGGCATGAGCAGCGAGTACCGAGCGGCACCCCTGTACTGCCCATACTGCGGCGAGGAGGACCTGCGGCCGAGCGAGGAGGGCCACGGCGCCTGGGAGTGCCACGGCTGCGCCCGGGTGTTCACCGTCCGGTTCAACGGCCTGCTGTCCCGGGCGGTGACCCGATGAGCCTGGTGTCCGCGGCGAACCTCGGACTGGTCGGCGTCGGCGGGCCCCGGCCGGCCGACCCGGCCCGGCGGAGCCCCGACGAGCTGCGCGCGCTGGCCGAGCGGGCCGGCCGGGAACTGGAGGGCGCGCCCGCCCAGGAGATCGCCCGGTGGGCGGCGGAGACCTTCGGCGACCGGTTCTGTGTGACCAGCTCGATGGCCGACGCCGTGCTGGCCCACCTGGTGTCCCGGGTCGCGCCCGGGGTGGACGTGGTCTTCCTCGACACCGGGCTGCACTTTCCCGAGACGCTGCGGGTCCGCGACGAGGTGGCCCGGACGCTGCCGGTGACCGTGCGGTCGATCCGCCCCCGGCTGACCGTCGGCCAGCAGGACGGCGAGTACGGCCCGCGGCTGTTCAACCGGTCCCCGGACGACTGCTGCCAGCTGCGCAAGGTGGAGCCGCTGGAGCGGGCCCTGGCCGGCTACGACGCCTGGGCCGCCGGACTGCGCCGGGACGAGTCGCCGACCCGGGCGAACACGCCGGTGGTGGCCTTCGACCCGCGGCGGGGCAAGGTCAAGGTGAACCCGATCGCGGCCTGGACCCAGGCCGACGTGGACGGCTACATCGCCCGCTGGAACATCCCGGTCAACGAGCTGTTCAAGCAGGGCTACGGCTCGATCGGCTGCTGGCCGTGCACCCGGCGCACCAAGGCGGGCGAGGACCCGCGGGCCGGCCGCTGGGCGATGTTCGAGAAGACCGAGTGCGGGCTGCACGTCTGACCGGGTCGGGCAGCGACCCCGTGGTCCTGGTCGCGCACGGCAGCCGTGATCCGCGGGCTGCCGCGGCGACCCGGGCGCTGGTCCGGGCGGTGTCGGCCGCCCGGCCCGGCACCCCGGTGCTGGCCAGCTGGCTGGACCACACCCGGCCCGGGCCGGCCGAGGTGCTCCGGTCGCTGGCGTCCGCCGGGCACCCCCGGGCGGTCCTGGTGCCGCTGCTGCTGACCGCCGCGTACCACCGGCGGGTGGACATCCCGGCGGCGGTCGCGGCGGCCCGGGAGGCCGGCCCGCCGATCGCGGTACGTGTCACCGACGTGCTCGGCCCGACCGGCGGCGCGGTGGACGGCGGCCTGCTGACGGCCCTGGACCGCAGGTTGGGCGAGGCCGGGCCCGGCCGCTACGACGCGCTGGTGCTGGCGGCGGCGGGCACCCGGGATCCGGCGGCCCGGTGCTCGGTGGGTCGGGTCGCCGCCGCGCTCGGCGACCGGCTCGGCCTGCCGAGCCGGGTCTCGTACGCCTCGGCGGCCCCGCCGGACACCGCGGCGGCGGTGGCCCGGCTGCGGGCCGGCGGCGCCCGCCGGGTGGCCGTGTCCGCGTACTTCCTGGCCCCCGGCCTGTTCCACGACGCGGTGGCGGCGGCGGCCCGGGACGCCGGGGCGGTGGCGGTGGCCGACCCGCTGACCGACGCCCCGGAACTGGCCGACCTGGTGCTGCGTCGGGTCGACGCCGGCGCGGCGGTCACCTGGCGTGACGATGCCGGCGACCACGCGGCGTGACGATGCGGTCGACCACGGGACGTGACGGCGATGCCGACCGCTCGGGCGGGGGCGTGGCGATGATCGGGGCACTGTCGAATTCGACGACCGACAATGCCCCGGACAGCAGAACGCCCCGGCGGGTCGACCCGCCGGGGCGTGAAGCTTGGTGCGTGGTTCAGGCGGAGTGAGCGCGCAGCACCCGGAGGCCACCGCGACGCTTGACGGCGCGCCGCTCCTCCTCGCTCATCCCGCCCCAGACGCCAGCGTCCTGACCGGACTCGAGCGCCCACTGCAGGCACTGGTCGGTCACGGAGCAGCGCCGGCAGACGGCCTTGGCCTGCTCGACCTGCAGGAGAGCCGGGCCGGACGTCCCGATCGGGAAGAACAGCTCCGGGTCCTCGTCGCGGCAGACAGCATGGTGACGCCAGTCCATGGCGGCAACACTCCTCATTCTGGATGGGTGGCAGATATTGCTTTGGTGCTTTTTCCTATATGCATCCGCAGCGCCGACGGTGACGGTTCGCGTCCGGCTATTCGGCACTGCGTGAGCAGGCTGCTGGCCCCGCGGACCTGCTGGAAAGGCTCAAACCTGCCGAGCATATCCAGGCAATGTCCCGGTAACTCAAGTTCGCTTGTGAATACTTTCACGAACTCTCGCGATGTCAAGGGTGCCGCTCGGAAAAACTCCGCGCGGTGAGCAAGCCCACAACCCATTTGTCCGGGTTCCCGAGCGCTCTGGTTACCCGGTGTACCACAGTCGAGGATCAATATAGTACAGTCCGCGTGACATTGCTGACATTTCCGGCACCTGCCTCCCGGTGTGGCGGCGCCGCGTCGGTGCGGTGCCGCGACCGCGTCGACCTAGGGCAGTACCCGAGACCTAGCAGATTACTCTCAGTGCCGCGGGAATGGATGTGAATCTGACTTTCTCCCGCTCGCCGAGATAGTCGCCGTCCAACTGGAACGCCTGTGGACGCTCGGCGAGCAGGGTGAACTCGGCCAGGTCGTGCATCCGGAGCACCTGTTTGCCGCGCGGATCGGGGTGCCGGGAGAAGAACTGCGTCACCGTGCGTGTGGTGCTGGCGACCCGCAGCCGCCGCAGGGCCAGCACGTCCAGCCCCAGGTCGAAGGACGCCTCCGGGTTGGGGTTGATCTCCCGGTCGCCGAGGTAGGTCCAGGGTGCGGTGTTCTGGATGATGACCGTGGCCAACTCGCTCTCGGCCGGCTCGCCGGGGCGCTCCAGGCTGATCGCCGGGTGCCGCCGGTCCGAGGCGAGGAAGTACTGGCTCACCGTGGACCGCAGGTAGAGCCCGGGCGTGGAGACCCGGCCCCGGCGGCGGGCCCGCTCCACCCGGTGGATCACGGCGGCATCGATGCCGAAGCCGGCACAGAAGGTGAAGTAGCGGTCGTCGGCCCGGCCCAGCCCGATCGTGCGGTGCCGGCCCAGCCGGAGCCCCTCCAGGATCATGCTGGTGCCCTCCGGCCACTCCCGGGGCAGCCCCAGCGCCCGGGCGAAGACGTTGGTCGACCCGCCCGGCACGGTGGCCAGCGCCGGCAGCCGCTCGGCCGGCGTGGCGGCGCCGGCCACGGTCGGCGGGTTCGCCGTCATCAGGCCGTTCACCACCTCGTTGACGGTGCCGTCGCCACCGAGGGTGACCACCACGTTGACGCCCTCCTCGGCCGCCTCGCGGGCGAGCGCGGTCGCGTGCCCCCGCCGCCGGGTGTACCGCACGGAGAGGTCGACTTCGCTGCGCAGCGCCCGGACCAGCACGTCCCGGCTGCGCTCGCTGGTGGTGGTGGCCTTCGGATTGACCACCAGGACGGCCCGCATGGGCGGCACTGTACCCCGGAGTAGCACAGGTATCGTGGCGCGCGTGACGCTCGACTCCGACCCGATTCCCGTCACGCTCCGCTGGGCGGTCCGGCTGCTGCGGGGCGAGGCGGTCGCGGTGGGCCTGCTCGCCGGGTGGCTGATCTGGGCCGACCTCACCGCCGCCAGCACCGACCGGCTGTCGGCCTGGCTGGTGACCGCGTTCGCCATCGGCGCCGCCGCCGCGCTCTGGGCCCTGGGCGGCGGGCTGGAGCGGCGCCGGGCCGGCGCGCGGGCGCCGGCGATCGTGCTTCAGCTGATGCTGCTGCCGATCGGGTGGTTCATGGTCCAGGGCGGGATGGGTTGGCTCGGCGTGCCGCTGATGGCCCTCGGGGTCGGGGTGAGCTGGCTGCTGGTGAGCCCGGCGACCAGCCGGGCGCTCGGCTTCGGGGCGCCCGAGGGCGGTCAGTAACCCGAGGCGCGGCGGGTCAGCAGCGAGATGGTGGCCCGGCCACCGGCGACGTTCGCCGTCGCCGAGGTGGTCAGCGCGGTGAGCACCTTCCAGGCGAAGGAGGACTCGGCGGGCAGCCCGGCGCCGCGGACGGTGGGCACGGTCACCTCGACGGTGAGCGCGTCCTCGGTCACCGCGAACCGGCAGTCGAGTTCGGCGTCCCGGGTGGCGATGGCGAGCAGCATGGCGCAGGCCTCGTCGACCGCGATGCGCAGGTCCTCGATCTCGTCGAGGGCGAACTGCAGCCGCGCCGCCAGACCCGCCGTGGCGGTGCGCAGCACGCCGAGGTAGCCGCCGTCGGCGGGCACGGTGAGGTGCACGACGTCGTCGTCGGTGGTCGGCTGGCCGGTCAGTTGAGTCACCACTCATCCCCCCGGTCGGGGACTCTACCCGCTCAGCGGGCGGGCCGTGTGGGGGCGGTCACCTGGGCCGCGAGACCGGCCAGGGCGGCGCCGTCGAGCCGGTAGGGGATCCACTCGGTCAGTTGCTCGGCGCCGATGGCGGCGTAGAAGCCGGCGGCCGGGTTCCAGTCGAGCATCGACCACTCCAGCCGGTGGTAGCCGCGCCGTACGCAGATGTCGGCGAGGGTGGCCAGCAGCAGCTTGCCGGCTCCGGTGCCCCGCGCGGCCGGCCGGACGTACAGGTCCTCCAGGTGGATGCCGTGCACCCCGGCCCAGGTGGAGAAGTTCAGGAACCAGAGCGCGAAGCCGACCGGGGAGTCCCGGTCGTCCACCGCCACGTGCCCGTAGAGCGCCGGGGCCGGGCCGAACAGCGCGGCGTGCAGCTGCTCCGCGGTGAGATGGCACTGCTCGGGTGCGCGCTCGTACTCGGCCAGCTCGTGCACCATGGCGACGACGGCCGGCACGTCCGCTGGACGCGCCGGCCGGATCGTCGGCGGAACCGCGAGGGTCACGCCTTCTTGGTCTCCCAGAAGATCTTGGCGATCTCGTCGATCTTCTGCAGCAGCTGGTCGGCGGTGGCCGGGTCGAGGCTGCCCTTCACGCCGCCCGAGCCGGCGAGCTTGGTGGCCTCGTTGAACAGCTGGTGCAGCTGGGGGTACTTCTCGAAGTGGTTCGCCTTGAAGTAGTCGGTCCAGAGCACCCACAGGTGGTGCTTGACCAGCTCGGCGCGCTGCTCCTTGATGATGACGGCCCGCGTGCGGAACTCCGGGTCGGTGTTCGCCTGGTACTTCTCGCAGATCATTTTGACCGACTCGGCCTCGATCCGGGCCTGCGCCGGGTCGTACACGCCGCAGGGCAGGTCGCAGTGGGCGCTGGCGGTCACGCGGGGCACAAGGATGCGTGGAAGTCGCATCGGGATCCTCCATGGGAAGTTTGCGATGATCCAAGCCGACATTACTCCTGGCGGGGCTCCCCCAAGCCGGTGGAGGTGAAACCGATGACCGCCGACCGTCCGGCGGCCGCGCGCCGGCTGCCCTGGCCGTTGACGGCGGTGCTGGTCAGCGGCCCGTCCATGGCGCCGACCCTGCGTCACGGGGACGCCGTGCTGGTCCGCCGGGGCGGCCGGCCGGTCCGCCCCGGCGACGTCGTGGTCGCGGTCTTCCGCAGTCGCCCTGACCTGCTGGTCGTCAAGCGGGCGGTACGCGCCCAGGACGGCGGCTGGTGGCTGTACGGGGACAACGAGTTCGTCGCCGACGACTCCCGGGCGTACGGGGTGGCCGACGTGCACGGCCGGGTGGTGGCCCGCTACTGGCCCCGGCCCGGACGGGTGCGTCGGCGCCCGTTATGACCCTGCTCACATCGGTGGGGCTCCGACGACACTATGCTCGGAAGTGCCCGGGTGACCCCCCGCACCGCGCGCCACCGCTCGTCGCCTCACCACGCGTACCGACCGGCTGGTCCAGCTGCTCGACAGATCCTGGAGTCACCATGTCACCGTCCACCGTGGACCCTGCTGATCCCGTCTTCCGACTGCACCGTGG
This genomic window contains:
- a CDS encoding SIS domain-containing protein, giving the protein MAADIDEQPAGYDRLLSAEHAGAIARVAAVIAERRPRHVVFTARGTSDHAALYGAYLTEIRLGLPAGLASPSAITVYGARPDLSDALVVGVSQSGGSPDLTEVLRAARASGALTLAVTNAPDSPLAGAAELSVDIAAGHERAVAATKTYTAELLALLMLVEGIRAGDGALPAAEREALAALPELAARTLADPTPAQLAPRYRFAAQLVTTGRGYAYPTAREAALKLMETSYLPALAFSGADLLHGPLAMTDPDVPVLAVVGSGPGGRSMGEVLPRLGERRADVVVVGSAEVAGATRMAVPEVDERYAPLLDILPLQRLALALALARGEDPDAPRGLKKVTATM
- a CDS encoding PAS domain-containing sensor histidine kinase encodes the protein MSTLRDLAEEHTRLRPADIDHLHRIAGDWQLLSDLSFADLLLWVPVDGDGTYLCVAQVRPTTAPTAYLDDQVGRIVGGPEVAHLEVAYRQGRIWREGDPVWYGDVPARHEAIPVRLRTADGEAGEVVAVVGRDTNLSTARTPSQLELNYLTTADDLAQMIADGTFPPPRHPGETTSAPRVGDGLVRLDANGKVTYASPNAQSAYRRLGYASHLVGEDLAALHRRLAGDPLEGTDAANGILAALRGEAPPRREIDARGATMLTRALPLMPAGVPIGALVLVRDITEVRRRDRALMTKDATIREIHHRVKNNLQTVAALLRLQARRVAMPEARVALEESVRRVASIALVHETLSMSSDEAVEFDGIVDRVASAATEVAAAESTVGMRRRGSFGVLPAEIATSLVMVLNELLLNAVEHGFPPAETAETAGATEVAGAADGAEPPGPVARPEVVVSAHRFRKQLHVSVTDNGRGLPPGFDAEQSGRLGLQIVRALVTGELRGSIELRDGAEGGTEAVLVVPLARSAPRSPN
- a CDS encoding glycosyltransferase family 39 protein, with product MAHAEPGVSGRGRTARSLPVWPWPALLTLLVTVAGIGRAQLWRDELATWSAATRSVGDLVRLTGAIDAATGPYYLVMHGWVAVVGDSVTALRLPAALAMAAAAGLTALLGQRLGDARAGLLGGLLFAVLPGTSRYGQEARPYALATFLAVLATLLLVEALRRPGWARWAGYAAAVAALGLTHLIALTLLAAHAVAVLAARRTPDRAGVPAADAPGGPGAPNGPGISGGPGISGGPDAPVGPASASGPATRGGPGAAGGPGAAGTWRRPLWWLLALLPAALLLTPLVLVAAGQRSRQLDWVDTARPEDLPALAGGVAQSGVVGGLLVGLAALGAARWGRRALLPGCAVLLPVLLVFAAGLAVPLWVPRYLVFVVPFAALLAGAALAPVRLPAALAVVALAGLLGLPDQAALRRTHEWPRSAPVDYRAAAGVVAANQRPGDAVVYSPRESWLFLDLGLRYHLRDRRPDDVLVTRDQARRGDLWAAECDRPAQCLAGAERVWLVVAGRRADPVAAVPGAKGAALRDGFTVEQVWPRPGLTVALLTR
- a CDS encoding nitrite/sulfite reductase; this translates as MAVSSIPARPGDPTARPARAPRRQRGEGQWALGHREPLNANERTKKDDDPLNVRARIENIYAHQGFASIDPADLRGRFRWWGLYTQRKAGIDGGRTAVLEPHELEDEHFMLRVRVDGGQLDLAQLRTVAEISREFARDTADITDRQNIQFHWIRVEDMPEIWRRLEAVGLQTTEACGDCPRVVLGSPVAGVAEAELLDPAPALDEIVRRYVGNPDFSNLPRKFKTSISWLVDTPYEANDVAFLGVEHPDHGPGFDVWVGGGLSTNPMLAKRLGVWVPLAEVPDVWAGVVGIFRDYGYRRLRNRARLKFLVADWGVERFREVLEKEYLGRALLDGPAPELPEKPVDHIGVHRQRDGRHYVGAAPVVGRVSGGQLARLADVIEAHGSGRIRLTPYQKLLVLDVPAERTEPLIDALREIGLEARPSAWRRGTMACTGLEYCKLAIVETKARGEELVARLEERLRDFDADISIHLNGCPNACARTQVADIGLKGQLVVGPDGRQVEGFQVHLGGGLGMAEGQTAGFGRKLRGLKTTAEELPPYVERLARRYLAGRRAGEAFAQWVIRVDEEELR
- a CDS encoding phosphoadenylyl-sulfate reductase, with the translated sequence MSLVSAANLGLVGVGGPRPADPARRSPDELRALAERAGRELEGAPAQEIARWAAETFGDRFCVTSSMADAVLAHLVSRVAPGVDVVFLDTGLHFPETLRVRDEVARTLPVTVRSIRPRLTVGQQDGEYGPRLFNRSPDDCCQLRKVEPLERALAGYDAWAAGLRRDESPTRANTPVVAFDPRRGKVKVNPIAAWTQADVDGYIARWNIPVNELFKQGYGSIGCWPCTRRTKAGEDPRAGRWAMFEKTECGLHV
- a CDS encoding sirohydrochlorin chelatase, whose protein sequence is MRAARLTGSGSDPVVLVAHGSRDPRAAAATRALVRAVSAARPGTPVLASWLDHTRPGPAEVLRSLASAGHPRAVLVPLLLTAAYHRRVDIPAAVAAAREAGPPIAVRVTDVLGPTGGAVDGGLLTALDRRLGEAGPGRYDALVLAAAGTRDPAARCSVGRVAAALGDRLGLPSRVSYASAAPPDTAAAVARLRAGGARRVAVSAYFLAPGLFHDAVAAAARDAGAVAVADPLTDAPELADLVLRRVDAGAAVTWRDDAGDHAA
- a CDS encoding WhiB family transcriptional regulator, whose translation is MDWRHHAVCRDEDPELFFPIGTSGPALLQVEQAKAVCRRCSVTDQCLQWALESGQDAGVWGGMSEEERRAVKRRGGLRVLRAHSA